In Calditrichota bacterium, a single window of DNA contains:
- a CDS encoding (d)CMP kinase has protein sequence MIIAVDGPAGSGKSTTARKLAQKLGYLYLDTGAMYRAFTLKVLREGADSNRPEELEKLAEQTEIRLLPDASGIRVYLDGEDVTDGIRTPEIDRAISKVSRVKAVRERMVALQRKIGKDGGIVAEGRDIGTVVFPRADVKIYLNASPEERARRRLKELQEKGVTLSFEEVLADIQRRDKIDSTREISPLKKAADAIEVDTTNLSIDEQVDKIYRIIQKYL, from the coding sequence TTGATTATTGCCGTTGACGGACCGGCCGGCTCCGGAAAAAGTACGACGGCCAGGAAGCTTGCGCAAAAACTGGGGTATTTGTATCTGGATACGGGGGCGATGTACCGGGCATTTACACTGAAAGTTCTTCGGGAAGGGGCGGATTCCAACAGGCCAGAGGAACTTGAAAAATTGGCGGAACAGACGGAAATTAGATTGCTCCCGGATGCTTCGGGAATTCGGGTGTATCTGGACGGCGAAGATGTGACGGATGGGATTCGAACGCCTGAAATCGACCGGGCCATCAGTAAAGTCAGTCGGGTAAAAGCGGTGCGGGAACGGATGGTGGCGCTTCAGCGAAAAATTGGCAAGGATGGCGGCATTGTGGCCGAGGGCCGGGATATTGGCACCGTTGTTTTTCCCCGTGCCGATGTAAAAATATATTTGAACGCATCCCCGGAAGAGCGCGCCAGGCGACGCCTGAAAGAACTGCAGGAGAAGGGCGTAACCCTTTCATTTGAGGAGGTGCTGGCGGATATCCAGCGGCGTGACAAAATCGATTCCACCCGTGAAATCAGTCCCCTGAAAAAAGCGGCTGATGCAATTGAAGTGGATACAACGAATTTGTCCATTGACGAACAAGTAGATAAAATCTACCGAATCATTCAAAAATATCTTTGA